The Nothobranchius furzeri strain GRZ-AD chromosome 8, NfurGRZ-RIMD1, whole genome shotgun sequence genome includes a region encoding these proteins:
- the LOC107393354 gene encoding ras-related protein Rab-11B, with translation MGNRDDEYDFLFKVVLIGDSGVGKSNLLSRFTRNEFNLESKSTIGVEFATRSIQVDGKMIKAQIWDTAGQERYRAITSAYYRGAVGALLVYDIAKHLTYENVERWLKELRDHADNNIVIMLVGNKSDLRHLRAVPTDEARAFAEKNTLSFIETSALDSTNVEEAFKNILTEIYRIVSQKQIADRSGHDESPGNNVVDISVPPTTDSHKDSKLQCCQSL, from the exons ATGGGAAACAGAGACGACGAATATGACTTTTTGTTTAAAG ttgtacttATTGGAGACTCGGGAGTGGGGAAGAGTAACCTGCTGTCTCGTTTCACAAGAAATGAGTTTAACCTGGAGAGCAAGAGCACCATAGGGGTGGAGTTCGCCACCCGCAGCATCCAGGTGGACGGAAAGatgataaaagctcagatctgggaCACAGCTGGACAAGAGCGCTACAGAGCAATCACCTCAGC GTATTATCGGGGTGCAGTCGGGGCCCTCCTAGTTTATGACATCGCCAAGCACCTGACGTATGAGAACGTGGAGCGCTGGCTGAAGGAGCTGAGGGACCACGCTGACAACAACATCGTCATCATGCTGGTGGGAAACAAGAGCGACCTCCGCCACCTCAGGGCCGTTCCCACCGACGAGGCTCGAGCCTTCGCAG AAAAGAACACCCTGtcatttattgaaacatcagCGCTGGACTCTACGAACGTAGAAGAGGCCTTCAAGAACATTTTAACAG AAATTTACCGCATTGTGTCACAGAAGCAGATAGCCGACAGATCCGGACACGATGAGTCTCCGGGTAACAACGTAGTGGACATCAGCGTCCCGCCGACCACCGACAGCCACAAGGACAGCAAACTGCAGTGCTGTCAGAGTCTGTGA
- the fsd1 gene encoding fibronectin type III and SPRY domain-containing protein 1 isoform X1 gives MKNEEISNFICTLKQNLENLETNASRVQEDLESEFTSLHSVLDEMKGNMLTRIKQERASRTYELQSQLSACSKALESSEELLELANQTLCSSGTDGFTQAAKDIKDSVTMAPAFRLSLKAKASDNMSHLMVDFSQEREMLQGLKFLPVPATPEIQVSECQVCDNTVTVVWTLPEPDIKIDHYILEHRRTNHEGPPRIREEYPWMVVEGIREMECTLTGLRFDTRYMTFRVRACNKAVAGDFSETVTLETHAFNFKLDSGSAHQNLKVEDLSVEWDSSGGKVQEIRKEKNRTNSPMHSPARSALMSPKRAPTARPGRDRFTAESYTVLADTMIDAGQHYWEVKFDKESKAFAVGVALRSLGRFDQLGKSSSSWCIHLNNWLQQSLTAKHNNKARTLDCAIPSSIGVYVNYEEGTLSFYNAKPKQLMHTFKTKFQQPVIPAFMVWNGSFSVVTGLQVPSVVQSGQRKNSGTSSSNASLT, from the exons ATGAAGAACGAGGAGATTTCAAATTTCATCTGCACGCTCAAACAGAACCTGGAGAACCTGGAG ACGAACGCCAGTCGGGTGCAGGAGGACTTGGAGTCAGAGTTCACCTCGCTACACTCTGTTCTGGACGAGATGAAGGGAAATATGCTGACGAGGATCAAGCAGGAGAGAGCGAGTCGCACCTACGAGCTGCAG AGTCAGCTGAGCGCCTGCTCCAAAGCCCTGGAGAGTTCAGAGGAGCTGCTGGAGCTGGCCAATCAGACGCTCTGCTCCTCTGGGACGGACGGTTTCACTCAG GCGGCCAAAGACATTAAGGATAG CGTGACAATGGCCCCGGCCTTTCGCCTCTCCCTGAAGGCCAAGGCCAGTGACAACATGAGTCACCTGATGGTGGATTTCAGCCAGGAGAGGGAGATGCTGCAGGGGCTCAAGTTTCTCCCAG TTCCTGCCACTCCAGAGATCCAGGTGTCGGAGTGTCAGGTGTGTGACAACACGGTGACTGTGGTGTGGACCCTACCAGAGCCTGACATCAAGATAGACCACTACATCCTGGAACATCGGCGCACAAATCACGAGGGTCCACCGCGCATCAGAGAGGAGTACCCTTGGATGGTGGTGGAAGGGATCCGAGAGATGGAGTGCACACTCACAG GTCTGCGCTTTGACACACGGTACATGACGTTCAGAGTGAGAGCGTGCAACAAGGCCGTGGCCGGAGACTTCTCTGAGACGGTTACCCTAGAAACCCACG CCTTCAACTTTAAACTGGACTCTGGTTCTGCCCACCAGAACCTGAAAGTGGAGGATCTGAGTGTGGAGTGGGACAGCAGTGGAGGAAAAGTGCAGGAAATCCGTAAAGAGAAGAACAGAACCAACTCTCCGATGCACTCCCCAGCCAG GTCAGCTCTGATGTCTCCTAAAAGAGCTCCGACAGCTCGGCCAGGCAGAGACAGGTTTACAGCAGAGTCCTACACAGTGCTAG CCGACACCATGATCGACGCTGGCCAGCACTACTGGGAAGTGAAGTTTGATAAGGAGAGCAAGGCGTTCGCTGTAGGTGTCGCTCTGCGGAGTCTGGGTCGGTTCGACCAGCTGGGGAAGAGCAGCTCGTCGTGGTGCATCCATCTGAACAACTGGCTGCAGCAGAGTCTCACAGCCAAGCACAACAACAAGGCCCGAACCCTCGACTGCGCCATCCCCAGCAGTATAGGAGTCTATGTCAACTACGAAGAGG GTACACTCTCCTTCTACAACGCCAAGCCCAAGCAGCTGATGCACACCTTCAAAACAAAGTTCCAGCAGCCGGTCATTCCAGCTTTCATG GTGTGGAACGGGAGTTTCTCCGTGGTGACCGGCCTGCAGGTTCCCAGCGTGGTGCAGAGCGGCCAGAGGAAGAACAGTGGCACCAGCAGCTCCAACGCCAGCCTCACCTAA
- the marchf2 gene encoding E3 ubiquitin-protein ligase MARCHF2, giving the protein MTTGGCCHLPGSLCDCASSTGLWKIVEEAGGDGCQALYVTQVTALDGRLLSSVLKPMSVQSDGPICRICHEGGSSEELLSPCDCTGTLGTVHKSCLEKWLSSSNTSYCELCHTEFRIERRPRPLTEWLQDPGPRNEKRTLFCDMVCFLFITPLAAISGWLCLRGAQDHLHLGSWLQAVGLIALTIALFTIYVLWTLVSFRYHCQLYSEWRRTNQKVRLLIPEVKESNSSQHSLLSSKLKNSANESIV; this is encoded by the exons ATGACAACAGGCGGGTGTTGCCACCTGCCTGGTTCTCTGTGCGACTGTGCCAGCAGCACGGGTCTGTGGAAGATTGTGGAGGAAGCTGGTGGTGATGGATGCCAGGCGCTCTACGTCACACAGGTCACAGCCTTAGATGGACGTCTGCTGTCATCTGTGCTCAAACCCATGAGCGTACAAAG CGACGGTCCCATTTGTCGCATCTGCCACGAGGGAGGTAGCAGCGAGGAGCTGTTGTCCCCGTGCGACTGCACGGGCACGCTGGGCACGGTGCACAAGAGCTGCCTGGAGAAGTGGCTGTCGTCCTCCAACACCAGCTACTGCGAGCTTTGTCACACGGAGTTCCGCATCGAGAGACGGCCGCGGCCTCTCACAGAG TGGCTGCAGGACCCCGGCCCTCGTAACGAGAAGAGGACACTGTTCTGCGACATGGTGTGCTTCCTCTTCATCACACCTCTAGCGGCGATCTCCGGCTGGCTGTGTCTGAGAGGCGCTCAGGACCACCTGCACCTGGGGAGCTGGCTGCAGGCTGTGGGCCTCATAGCCCTCACCATTGCCCTCTTCACCATCTACGTCCTCTGGACTCTG gttTCCTTCCGCTACCACTGTCAGCTCTATTCTGAATGGAGGAGAACAAATCAGAAAGTTCGTCTTCTCATTCCTGAAGTGAAGGAATCAAACTCCTCCCAGCATTCCTTGCTCTCTAGCAAACTGAAGAATTCGGCCAATGAGAGCATAGTATGA
- the LOC107393353 gene encoding signal-transducing adaptor protein 2, giving the protein MAKRIGRKRAQLPDCYYEGYLEKTWGKDLTPQKFWACLCGNSLFFFNEKRDIDYVDKLVLTELISVADDGTPVSNTHSTRFVVHMKSGSYRFTASNSEARELWKGFIHSVAELSVPSSLILLPGQIHMLECTIQKEVERLASLTSTDVTDHAPSPTSSQSDMPACFYEVPRLEAELLLEREANRGNLLLRPGRIEKSFAITTRLDLGGSVFKHYRVYSSPAGFYIDVDTPVYADTLQELVNILVERTEGHLTPLIVEGQYDKNISFISSDNENGERTQQSLQTFALTPLTRRQDEKTRALEAEPDPVREEHPSFADKKVGREHAIRDSSAASLSRKFFHQINF; this is encoded by the exons ATGGCAAAGCGAATAGGACGGAAGCGGGCCCAGCTGCCAGACTGCTACTATGAGGGTTACCTGGAGAAGACGTGGGGGAAAGACCTG ACCCCTCAGAAATTCTGGGCCTGCCTATGTGGAAACTCCCTGTTTTTCTTCAATGAGAAAAGAGACATTGAC TACGTAGATAAACTGGTTCTCACTGAACTGATCTCCGTGGCAGATGATGGAACCCCCGTTAGTAACACACATTCAACCAGATTCGTGGTTCACATGAAAAGTGGAAGCTACAGATTCACT GCCTCTAATTCAGAAGCTCGAGAGCTTTGGAAGGGGTTCATCCACTCTGTGGCTGAG CTGTCAGTCCCATCCTCCCTCATCCTGCTGCCAGGTCAGATCCACATGCTGGAATGCACAATCCAGAAGGAGGTGGAAAGGCTGGCCAGCCTCACCTCCACTGATGTGACTGACCACGCCCCATCTCCCACCTCCTCCCAGTCTGACATGCCTGC TTGCTTTTATGAGGTGCCCCGGCTGGAGGCGGAGCTTCTGCTGGAGAGAGAAGCCAACCGAGGAAATTTGCTGCTCAGGCCCGGCAGAATTGAGAAATCCTTCGCCATCACCACCAGGCTGGATTTAGGAGG ATCTGTGTTCAAGCACTACCGTGTGTACAGCAGCCCTGCAGGATTCTACATTGACGTGGACACGCCT GTTTATGCAGACACGCTGCAGGAGTTGGTCAACATCTTGGTGGAAAGAACAGAAGGACATCTGACTCCCCTCATAGTCGAGGGGCAATACGACAAAAATATTT CCTTTATTTCATCTGATAATGAAAACGGAGAAAGAACCCAGCAGAGCTTACAAACCTTTGCCCTAACACCTTTGACTCGCAGACAAG ATGAGAAAACAAGGGCTCTAGAAGCAGAACCAGACCCCGTCAGAGAGGAGCATCCATCATTTGCCGATAAGA AGGTGGGGCGAGAGCATGCGATCAGAGATTCTTCAGCTGCTTCACTCTCACGCAAGTTCTTTCATCAGAttaatttttaa
- the fsd1 gene encoding fibronectin type III and SPRY domain-containing protein 1 isoform X2: MGDQKESLRKITHTLAMKNEEISNFICTLKQNLENLETNASRVQEDLESEFTSLHSVLDEMKGNMLTRIKQERASRTYELQSQLSACSKALESSEELLELANQTLCSSGTDGFTQAAKDIKDSVTMAPAFRLSLKAKASDNMSHLMVDFSQEREMLQGLKFLPVPATPEIQVSECQVCDNTVTVVWTLPEPDIKIDHYILEHRRTNHEGPPRIREEYPWMVVEGIREMECTLTGLRFDTRYMTFRVRACNKAVAGDFSETVTLETHAFNFKLDSGSAHQNLKVEDLSVEWDSSGGKVQEIRKEKNRTNSPMHSPARSALMSPKRAPTARPGRDRFTAESYTVLADTMIDAGQHYWEVKFDKESKAFAVGVALRSLGRFDQLGKSSSSWCIHLNNWLQQSLTAKHNNKARTLDCAIPSSIGVYVNYEEGTLSFYNAKPKQLMHTFKTKFQQPVIPAFMVWNGSFSVVTGLQVPSVVQSGQRKNSGTSSSNASLT, translated from the exons ATGGGAGACCAGAAG GAGTCTCTGCGTAAGATCACTCACACCCTGGCCATGAAGAACGAGGAGATTTCAAATTTCATCTGCACGCTCAAACAGAACCTGGAGAACCTGGAG ACGAACGCCAGTCGGGTGCAGGAGGACTTGGAGTCAGAGTTCACCTCGCTACACTCTGTTCTGGACGAGATGAAGGGAAATATGCTGACGAGGATCAAGCAGGAGAGAGCGAGTCGCACCTACGAGCTGCAG AGTCAGCTGAGCGCCTGCTCCAAAGCCCTGGAGAGTTCAGAGGAGCTGCTGGAGCTGGCCAATCAGACGCTCTGCTCCTCTGGGACGGACGGTTTCACTCAG GCGGCCAAAGACATTAAGGATAG CGTGACAATGGCCCCGGCCTTTCGCCTCTCCCTGAAGGCCAAGGCCAGTGACAACATGAGTCACCTGATGGTGGATTTCAGCCAGGAGAGGGAGATGCTGCAGGGGCTCAAGTTTCTCCCAG TTCCTGCCACTCCAGAGATCCAGGTGTCGGAGTGTCAGGTGTGTGACAACACGGTGACTGTGGTGTGGACCCTACCAGAGCCTGACATCAAGATAGACCACTACATCCTGGAACATCGGCGCACAAATCACGAGGGTCCACCGCGCATCAGAGAGGAGTACCCTTGGATGGTGGTGGAAGGGATCCGAGAGATGGAGTGCACACTCACAG GTCTGCGCTTTGACACACGGTACATGACGTTCAGAGTGAGAGCGTGCAACAAGGCCGTGGCCGGAGACTTCTCTGAGACGGTTACCCTAGAAACCCACG CCTTCAACTTTAAACTGGACTCTGGTTCTGCCCACCAGAACCTGAAAGTGGAGGATCTGAGTGTGGAGTGGGACAGCAGTGGAGGAAAAGTGCAGGAAATCCGTAAAGAGAAGAACAGAACCAACTCTCCGATGCACTCCCCAGCCAG GTCAGCTCTGATGTCTCCTAAAAGAGCTCCGACAGCTCGGCCAGGCAGAGACAGGTTTACAGCAGAGTCCTACACAGTGCTAG CCGACACCATGATCGACGCTGGCCAGCACTACTGGGAAGTGAAGTTTGATAAGGAGAGCAAGGCGTTCGCTGTAGGTGTCGCTCTGCGGAGTCTGGGTCGGTTCGACCAGCTGGGGAAGAGCAGCTCGTCGTGGTGCATCCATCTGAACAACTGGCTGCAGCAGAGTCTCACAGCCAAGCACAACAACAAGGCCCGAACCCTCGACTGCGCCATCCCCAGCAGTATAGGAGTCTATGTCAACTACGAAGAGG GTACACTCTCCTTCTACAACGCCAAGCCCAAGCAGCTGATGCACACCTTCAAAACAAAGTTCCAGCAGCCGGTCATTCCAGCTTTCATG GTGTGGAACGGGAGTTTCTCCGTGGTGACCGGCCTGCAGGTTCCCAGCGTGGTGCAGAGCGGCCAGAGGAAGAACAGTGGCACCAGCAGCTCCAACGCCAGCCTCACCTAA